In a single window of the Paenibacillus sp. MMS20-IR301 genome:
- a CDS encoding ABC transporter permease translates to MRIRAITLRILQQFIHDKRTMALMFIAPLLVLSLMSLVFNGDAYEPKIGVSAGATILSTAFEAQKADITEYATDEAGDVALRSGDIDAYITLQGTSPQVVLEGSNPSANRAVMMALQEAVQSLQPASAAGGQVQPQISYLYGAEDMKTIDRFGPIMIGVFVFFFVFLIAGVSFLRERTTGTLERLLSTPLKRWEIVLGYVCGFGIFTVFQALLISWFSIQVLGIMMAGSFGYVLLMTLLLSMSALTLGTLLSAFAANELQMIQFIPLVIVPQIFLSGLFPLDTLPLWLQRVGLATPIYYGAQALMDIMIRGKGWSDIALDVFMLIGFSLLFMLLNVLALRKHRKM, encoded by the coding sequence ATGAGAATCCGGGCAATTACCCTAAGAATTCTGCAGCAATTCATTCATGATAAAAGAACAATGGCGCTGATGTTCATCGCCCCGCTGCTCGTCCTCAGCCTGATGAGTCTGGTATTCAACGGCGATGCCTATGAGCCTAAGATCGGAGTATCCGCCGGCGCTACCATATTAAGCACCGCATTCGAAGCCCAGAAGGCTGACATTACGGAATACGCTACTGATGAAGCAGGCGATGTTGCCCTGAGGTCAGGAGATATTGATGCATACATTACTTTACAAGGAACCTCTCCCCAGGTTGTTCTGGAAGGCAGCAACCCGTCCGCTAACCGCGCGGTCATGATGGCGCTGCAGGAAGCGGTACAGAGTCTGCAGCCTGCATCCGCCGCTGGCGGGCAAGTCCAGCCGCAGATCAGCTATCTGTACGGTGCGGAAGATATGAAGACAATCGACCGCTTCGGCCCGATTATGATCGGGGTCTTCGTTTTCTTCTTCGTCTTCCTGATCGCCGGCGTCTCCTTCCTGCGCGAGCGGACTACAGGCACGCTGGAGCGCCTGCTGTCGACTCCGCTGAAACGCTGGGAAATTGTCCTTGGTTATGTCTGCGGCTTCGGGATCTTCACCGTCTTCCAGGCGCTCCTGATCTCCTGGTTCTCGATTCAGGTGCTCGGTATAATGATGGCCGGCAGCTTCGGCTATGTTCTGCTGATGACCTTGTTATTGTCGATGTCGGCGCTGACGCTCGGCACGCTATTATCCGCATTTGCCGCTAATGAGCTGCAGATGATCCAGTTCATCCCGCTTGTCATTGTGCCGCAGATCTTCCTGAGCGGACTGTTTCCGCTGGATACGCTCCCTCTCTGGCTGCAGCGTGTAGGTCTGGCAACGCCGATCTATTACGGCGCCCAGGCGCTGATGGATATTATGATCCGCGGCAAGGGCTGGAGCGATATCGCCCTGGATGTATTCATGCTGATCGGCTTCTCGCTGCTCTTCATGCTGCTGAACGTACTCGCTTTGCGCAAGCACCGGAAGATGTAG
- a CDS encoding ABC transporter ATP-binding protein produces the protein MTRIGEIQMKENRSVIEVNHVDRAFGSKTVLKDITLQVAQAETFGILGPSGSGKTTLVKLLTGIDEVTSGEVNVLGVRMPKLAMLQQIGYMAQSDALYTELSAKENLEFFASLYGLKGGNRTRRIRDVMELVNLQEHLRKRVDQYSGGMKRRLSLAIALLHEPPLLILDEPTVGIDPVLRQSIWKELKALNSNGTTIVLTTHVMDEAEKCDRLAMIRDGVLLAVDTPAGLLQATGSAALEEAFLYYGGVRK, from the coding sequence ATGACAAGAATTGGGGAGATACAGATGAAAGAGAACCGTTCAGTTATTGAGGTCAATCATGTGGACCGTGCTTTCGGGAGTAAGACTGTACTGAAGGATATTACACTTCAGGTGGCCCAGGCGGAAACCTTCGGGATTCTCGGCCCTTCCGGCTCCGGGAAAACAACCCTCGTCAAGCTGCTTACCGGCATCGATGAAGTGACCTCAGGCGAGGTTAACGTACTGGGTGTACGCATGCCAAAGCTGGCCATGCTGCAGCAAATCGGTTATATGGCCCAGTCGGATGCCCTGTATACGGAGCTCAGCGCCAAGGAGAATCTGGAGTTCTTCGCTTCCCTGTACGGCCTGAAAGGCGGCAACCGCACACGCCGGATCAGGGATGTGATGGAGCTCGTCAATCTTCAGGAGCATCTGCGCAAACGGGTGGATCAGTATTCCGGAGGCATGAAACGGCGGTTGTCGCTGGCAATCGCCCTGCTGCATGAGCCGCCGCTGCTGATTCTGGATGAACCTACCGTCGGTATCGACCCTGTGCTGCGCCAGTCCATCTGGAAGGAGCTCAAGGCGCTCAACAGCAATGGAACAACGATTGTCCTGACCACCCATGTAATGGATGAGGCCGAGAAATGTGACCGGCTCGCAATGATCAGGGATGGCGTGCTGCTGGCCGTGGACACTCCCGCCGGACTGCTCCAAGCTACCGGTTCAGCTGCGCTTGAGGAAGCCTTCCTCTACTATGGAGGTGTGCGCAAATGA
- a CDS encoding stalk domain-containing protein has product MTNSKWIGAALASALLVTGGAVGVLAPSSNVSAAAVKTTAVQEGSTTWSINGTPVALSTINSGGYKLYSLSQVAGELGAGLVLGSNGFQLNDSKGLHTVQIQAGVKSYQVDGEAQQFTVAPVVHNNKTYVELTKLVTALGGELEADTSSILSFARPVGQFDTLHWSADGSLIANQSDAESTLLYKFSQTPGNFDLFSSNSSAVDYAVSADHEWGAFSDETGLLQLINLSSGVVTPLGKDTSVKTDIVWSNDGKTIYFVQGDKQEKLAQISVETGAVKAVLEDKVENKSELRVSADGKTAVYIVNITGTAKNDADSTEDSLTVDYSKAGEQLFKLDLGTKDAKPVALTTALDNKLYPEILSNGTVAYLSADPEGKTANTLKIIAADGTSTAVTLSAEATWSTGVNGGLVVSGLTADGSTVIYSVANGAAPVELYRTAEDVSEVSVSKDGSRLAVVSDGKVLLIQSGKAVQLTN; this is encoded by the coding sequence TTGACAAACAGTAAATGGATCGGCGCAGCTTTGGCTTCAGCACTTCTCGTAACAGGGGGAGCAGTAGGTGTTCTGGCTCCAAGCAGCAATGTCAGCGCCGCCGCCGTCAAGACAACCGCAGTGCAGGAGGGAAGCACTACTTGGAGCATTAACGGTACTCCAGTTGCACTCAGCACAATCAACAGCGGTGGTTACAAACTCTATTCGCTAAGCCAGGTTGCCGGAGAGCTTGGAGCAGGTCTAGTGCTCGGCAGCAACGGATTCCAATTAAATGACAGCAAAGGTCTACATACTGTACAAATTCAAGCAGGTGTAAAGAGCTATCAGGTTGATGGTGAAGCACAGCAGTTCACAGTAGCACCGGTAGTTCATAACAACAAAACCTATGTGGAATTGACCAAGCTGGTTACAGCACTTGGCGGTGAGCTTGAGGCTGATACAAGCAGCATCCTGAGCTTCGCTCGCCCAGTAGGCCAATTCGATACACTTCACTGGAGTGCGGACGGAAGCCTGATCGCTAACCAAAGCGACGCCGAATCCACACTGCTCTATAAATTCAGCCAGACCCCTGGCAACTTCGATCTGTTCTCTTCCAATAGCAGTGCAGTAGATTATGCGGTATCCGCAGATCATGAGTGGGGCGCGTTCAGCGATGAGACAGGCCTTCTGCAATTGATTAACCTGTCCTCCGGCGTAGTTACTCCTCTCGGCAAAGATACCAGCGTTAAGACTGATATCGTATGGTCGAATGACGGCAAGACAATCTATTTCGTTCAAGGTGACAAACAAGAGAAGCTGGCGCAGATCTCTGTAGAGACTGGCGCAGTTAAAGCAGTTCTTGAAGACAAGGTAGAGAACAAATCCGAACTGCGTGTATCCGCAGACGGCAAAACTGCAGTGTACATTGTCAATATCACAGGTACTGCGAAGAACGATGCAGACAGCACTGAAGATTCCCTCACAGTAGACTACAGTAAAGCCGGAGAACAGCTGTTCAAGCTGGATCTTGGAACTAAGGATGCTAAGCCTGTAGCGCTGACTACTGCTCTTGACAACAAGCTGTATCCGGAAATTCTTTCTAACGGAACTGTAGCTTACCTGAGCGCTGATCCGGAAGGCAAAACAGCCAACACACTCAAAATCATTGCGGCTGACGGCACTAGTACAGCAGTTACTTTGAGTGCAGAAGCTACCTGGTCTACTGGCGTAAACGGAGGTCTGGTTGTATCTGGTCTGACGGCAGACGGCAGCACAGTAATCTACTCTGTTGCTAACGGCGCTGCTCCGGTTGAACTTTACCGCACAGCAGAAGATGTATCTGAAGTATCCGTATCGAAGGACGGCAGCAGGCTGGCTGTAGTAAGCGACGGCAAAGTCCTGTTGATTCAAAGCGGCAAGGCTGTACAACTGACTAACTAA
- a CDS encoding phosphate ABC transporter substrate-binding protein has translation MKIFKKLTVTALTAVLAVTASFAGIAAAADNLSGKITVNGSTALLPLTLQAAKEFQKLHPKVKIAASGKGSVTGPQAVKKGIADIGACDWDASVDVPGFKAFDGQVANKVAVIPFATIVNKNVGVDNLTTEQLKGIYSGKITNWKEVGGSDADIVVITRAFGSGTRVNYQAKALAGGDIVKKEKNYKETGSSGDMKTAVGTTPNAIGYIDLVYVTGSDIKAVKFNGIAATTDNVINGSYKIWAYGYYMTKGQPTGATKEFIEYVQSKKFQQGSLKKLKFIPISAMQS, from the coding sequence ATGAAGATTTTCAAAAAATTAACAGTTACAGCGCTGACTGCAGTTCTTGCAGTTACCGCATCATTTGCAGGGATTGCCGCTGCTGCGGACAATCTTTCCGGTAAAATCACCGTTAACGGCTCTACTGCACTGCTTCCATTGACTTTGCAGGCTGCTAAAGAGTTCCAGAAGCTGCACCCTAAAGTGAAGATTGCGGCTTCAGGTAAAGGTTCCGTTACCGGACCACAGGCCGTGAAGAAGGGTATCGCTGATATCGGAGCTTGTGACTGGGATGCAAGTGTTGATGTTCCAGGCTTCAAGGCCTTCGACGGACAGGTAGCAAACAAGGTAGCTGTCATTCCTTTCGCAACCATCGTGAACAAGAATGTCGGTGTAGACAACCTGACCACTGAACAGCTTAAAGGCATCTACTCCGGTAAAATCACGAACTGGAAGGAAGTAGGCGGTTCGGATGCGGATATCGTAGTTATCACCCGTGCTTTCGGTTCCGGTACCCGTGTTAACTACCAGGCTAAAGCCCTTGCCGGCGGAGATATCGTTAAGAAAGAAAAGAACTATAAAGAAACAGGTTCCAGCGGTGACATGAAAACAGCCGTAGGTACTACACCTAACGCTATTGGCTACATTGACCTTGTCTATGTAACAGGCAGCGACATCAAAGCCGTGAAATTCAACGGGATTGCTGCTACTACTGACAATGTTATCAACGGATCTTACAAGATCTGGGCTTACGGTTACTACATGACTAAAGGCCAGCCAACCGGCGCAACTAAAGAATTCATCGAATATGTACAGAGCAAGAAGTTCCAACAGGGTTCTTTGAAGAAGCTTAAATTCATCCCGATCTCTGCAATGCAGTCCTAA
- the pstC gene encoding phosphate ABC transporter permease subunit PstC: MGAPVHGLTSREQNSLEKVQVDSKRHQRHLLGNTISRYYFLFSILALCLVLGLVIVFIGKTALLLFANISPLDFFFSFNWTPEEDFFGAAAFILNTLSLTALTLVIAVPISVGMAVLCAEIAPKWMKSFIRPVLDLLVGIPSIVYGYLGLTVLLPFLRRVSGEGLGDGLLAAALVLALMVLPTICRISDDAIVSVPRKYRDAAYALGSTRIQVIMRIVLPAASRGIISAVILGMTRAIGETMAVVMVIGNTPQLAKSLFSPTSVLTSNIVMQISNVEFDSTWNYALHMMAFLLLLISFVLILIIRLLGRKRRDA; this comes from the coding sequence ATGGGGGCACCGGTTCACGGCCTGACATCGCGAGAGCAGAATAGCCTTGAGAAAGTTCAAGTGGATAGCAAACGGCACCAGCGGCATTTACTCGGCAATACAATATCCCGTTATTATTTCTTATTCAGTATCCTGGCACTATGTCTGGTGCTCGGTCTAGTTATCGTATTCATCGGCAAGACGGCGCTGTTATTGTTCGCCAATATTTCACCGCTCGATTTCTTCTTCTCTTTCAACTGGACACCGGAAGAGGACTTCTTCGGCGCCGCTGCCTTTATCCTAAATACATTGTCTCTCACAGCGCTGACACTGGTGATTGCGGTGCCGATCTCGGTAGGGATGGCAGTGCTCTGTGCGGAGATTGCTCCGAAATGGATGAAGAGCTTTATCCGCCCGGTGCTCGATCTGCTGGTCGGTATTCCTTCTATTGTATACGGCTATCTGGGCCTGACCGTTCTGCTTCCCTTCCTGCGCAGAGTCAGCGGTGAAGGTCTTGGAGACGGGCTGCTAGCTGCAGCGCTGGTCCTGGCACTGATGGTGCTGCCGACGATCTGCCGGATCAGCGATGATGCCATTGTCTCGGTTCCGCGGAAGTACCGTGATGCCGCCTATGCGCTTGGCTCAACCCGTATTCAAGTCATCATGCGTATTGTGCTGCCTGCGGCCAGCCGGGGTATTATCTCGGCAGTGATTCTTGGCATGACGCGGGCCATCGGTGAGACTATGGCGGTGGTTATGGTCATCGGAAATACACCGCAACTGGCGAAAAGCCTCTTCTCGCCAACCTCCGTGCTGACCAGTAATATCGTTATGCAGATCTCGAACGTAGAGTTTGATTCCACCTGGAACTACGCACTGCATATGATGGCATTCCTGCTGCTGCTGATCTCTTTCGTACTTATTCTAATTATCCGCCTCCTGGGCCGTAAACGGAGGGACGCCTAA
- the pstA gene encoding phosphate ABC transporter permease PstA: MNGFARTPHSARAQRRNKLATIGFYTLGVLVLLLIFWLLFTILGKGLPALRPDFLIKQPEEIDAGGGIGPVLFNSFYILIISLLISVPIGIGAGIYMAEYAPDNAFTAGLRICVESLASVPSIVFGLLGLAIFAEYFGIGLTIIGGGVSLALLNLPTLARVTEESIRAVPGDIREAGYALGMTKFHVIRKVVLPVALPAIVTGVCLVAGRAFGESAVIILTAGLSTSGEMWDFNLFSPGETLAVHLWYVQSEAIVEDARQIADKSAAVLVFIVLLINFSFRFPLWLGNRRKGR, from the coding sequence ATGAACGGATTCGCTCGTACACCACATTCCGCCCGGGCACAACGCCGCAATAAATTAGCAACCATCGGTTTCTATACACTGGGCGTTCTGGTGCTGCTGCTGATATTCTGGCTGCTGTTCACCATACTGGGCAAGGGGCTGCCCGCCTTGCGCCCCGACTTCCTGATCAAACAGCCGGAAGAGATTGATGCCGGCGGCGGGATCGGTCCTGTCCTGTTCAACTCCTTCTATATTCTGATTATCTCGCTGCTGATCTCCGTTCCGATCGGGATCGGTGCAGGGATCTATATGGCAGAGTATGCACCGGATAATGCCTTCACAGCCGGACTGCGTATCTGCGTGGAATCCCTGGCTTCGGTCCCGTCTATCGTGTTCGGTCTCCTCGGGCTGGCCATCTTCGCCGAGTATTTCGGCATCGGCCTGACGATCATCGGCGGGGGCGTCAGCCTGGCACTGCTGAATCTGCCGACACTGGCCCGCGTCACGGAAGAATCCATCCGTGCGGTTCCGGGGGATATCCGTGAAGCCGGCTATGCACTCGGGATGACGAAGTTCCATGTCATCCGCAAGGTTGTGCTGCCGGTTGCCCTTCCGGCAATCGTTACCGGCGTCTGCCTTGTGGCCGGACGCGCCTTTGGCGAATCGGCGGTCATTATCCTGACCGCCGGCCTCAGCACCTCCGGTGAGATGTGGGATTTCAATCTGTTCTCACCGGGTGAGACGCTGGCAGTCCATCTCTGGTATGTGCAGTCTGAAGCGATTGTTGAGGATGCACGCCAGATTGCCGACAAATCTGCTGCGGTGCTTGTATTTATCGTGCTGCTGATCAACTTCTCGTTCCGCTTCCCGCTGTGGCTGGGCAACCGCCGTAAGGGACGCTGA
- a CDS encoding FapA family protein: MPDRMSEQELNKLINMLELSQDHSDLELDFSFMVPEEEGNDNGGRLLVRADKIFIQDPLPGGPPAMVKAVPPVVLHINGEPVTGLVEVTTADSIEWEIAEPPLYSVTMSEDRLRAFFTLHSTKKFAWKLNDQLSAGMVEVDAVMDSESITSVLGLNQILTDFERRGIIQNLNISGIHSELQNPTYQPITAAKGRAAVPGENAHLELLFSEVIENQFNETEGQVDYRNHLRIPSVIRGEVLARKIPVVEGIPGYDVFGEIIYPPPPADITILGRNNTVLLAGNEIRALREGRPRVTGDRIKYFDICTSYMVPGNVNIRSGNIVFSGDVIIRGDVEDNMIIESLGNVYVAGSVYNSTITATGSILVKGNVVNSKLYSGYFGVMYNRIYNCSKLLIEETRLLQKAVRMLVQAVHGRKQSVKYGQAVLLLLESKFQKIPQLIKELLSVLATVQASYHQDLEQTLHFLGMFLKPAQLVDYMNEAALGGVIGMLEELHMGVARMQETKVEVNIGQCQNSTLKSNGDITIHRDGIVQSELFSSGNISFLKTLSVCRGSKLEAGGSITASYVGGESGAQSYLKARHSISVRKMYQGRVTVDRYAADITEPMENRVFDAEAVRMIKLAAETK, translated from the coding sequence ATGCCTGACCGTATGTCTGAACAGGAATTGAATAAGCTGATTAATATGCTGGAGCTGTCCCAGGATCATAGTGATCTTGAACTGGACTTTTCGTTTATGGTTCCCGAAGAAGAGGGCAATGACAATGGCGGACGGCTGCTTGTCCGGGCCGACAAGATTTTCATACAGGACCCGCTTCCGGGCGGGCCGCCGGCAATGGTTAAGGCCGTTCCTCCGGTTGTCCTGCATATCAATGGTGAGCCTGTCACCGGGCTGGTAGAGGTCACCACCGCAGACAGTATAGAATGGGAGATTGCCGAGCCCCCGCTCTATTCGGTGACGATGTCGGAGGACCGCCTGCGGGCTTTTTTTACCTTGCATTCTACAAAGAAGTTCGCCTGGAAGCTGAATGATCAGCTGTCTGCCGGGATGGTGGAAGTAGATGCTGTAATGGATTCCGAGAGCATCACCTCGGTGCTGGGCCTCAATCAGATCCTCACCGATTTCGAGCGCCGCGGAATTATCCAGAATCTGAATATTTCCGGCATCCACAGCGAACTGCAGAATCCCACCTACCAGCCGATTACTGCGGCCAAAGGCAGGGCGGCTGTGCCAGGTGAGAATGCCCATCTGGAGCTGCTGTTCTCCGAAGTAATTGAGAATCAATTCAATGAAACTGAGGGCCAGGTGGATTACCGCAATCATCTACGCATTCCTTCGGTCATCCGGGGTGAAGTGCTGGCCCGTAAAATTCCGGTGGTTGAGGGGATTCCCGGCTATGATGTATTCGGAGAGATTATCTACCCTCCGCCGCCGGCGGATATAACCATCCTCGGCAGGAACAACACCGTGCTGCTGGCAGGCAATGAGATCCGCGCCCTGCGCGAGGGCCGGCCCCGGGTTACGGGTGACCGGATCAAATATTTTGACATCTGTACCTCCTACATGGTCCCGGGTAATGTGAATATAAGATCCGGCAATATTGTATTCTCCGGCGATGTTATTATCCGCGGCGATGTGGAAGATAACATGATCATTGAGTCGCTGGGCAATGTGTACGTTGCCGGCAGTGTGTATAACTCAACAATCACAGCCACCGGCAGCATTCTGGTCAAAGGCAATGTGGTGAACAGCAAGCTGTATTCCGGCTACTTCGGCGTCATGTACAACCGGATCTATAACTGCTCCAAGCTGCTGATTGAAGAGACACGGCTCCTCCAGAAAGCGGTGCGGATGCTGGTACAGGCCGTTCATGGCCGGAAGCAGAGCGTCAAATATGGACAGGCTGTCCTGCTGCTGCTGGAGAGCAAATTCCAGAAGATTCCCCAGCTGATTAAGGAGCTGCTGTCCGTGCTGGCCACGGTTCAGGCCTCCTACCATCAGGATCTGGAGCAGACGCTGCATTTCCTCGGGATGTTCCTGAAGCCGGCACAGCTGGTGGATTATATGAATGAGGCTGCACTTGGCGGAGTGATCGGCATGCTGGAGGAGCTGCACATGGGAGTGGCCCGGATGCAGGAGACGAAGGTCGAGGTTAACATCGGCCAATGCCAGAACAGCACACTGAAATCAAACGGCGACATTACCATACACAGGGATGGTATTGTGCAGAGTGAGCTGTTCTCCTCCGGTAACATTTCCTTTCTGAAGACGCTTTCGGTCTGCCGCGGCTCCAAGCTGGAGGCGGGAGGCAGCATAACAGCTTCCTATGTCGGCGGGGAGAGCGGAGCCCAGTCCTACCTGAAAGCCAGACACAGCATCTCCGTCCGCAAAATGTATCAGGGCAGAGTCACCGTTGACCGCTATGCCGCTGATATCACTGAACCGATGGAGAACCGTGTATTCGATGCTGAGGCTGTACGGATGATTAAGCTGGCGGCAGAGACAAAGTAA
- a CDS encoding SEC-C metal-binding domain-containing protein: MKKFILHPESVVSNFALRFFAESFLYENDTTLMPLVIDKLKQTKNTGTIHLPYAYNFPQTEETIRELLDLRKSPSNSKNTNMLIQNILYHCEPQLLIPFKETIEQDPVWKKRVEQKNNLAKMNDQELLDVFRVFIEQSTGKYWGEFDAEYGDDIVNELARRSCMDSETVLQKLRNSDPGDSSYEVPYLIQLAGLMKLEAAIPVLCGFLAEEDDLLQSNAEEALVRIGTPEVIVTLKEQYPASEDEFHRQFAASVLGKIKLPASEEAVLALLPEDRYLTSATTLADSLCELGASKALSVVETMMEEGYARELLNLTDSIYAYCVISGRSHPLLSDWKKELAVQERRMVKHEAELNRMFSTKTPIGTHNRLNGTEKTYVSPEKVGRNDPCPCGSGKKHKKCCGA; encoded by the coding sequence GTGAAAAAATTTATCCTCCATCCCGAGTCTGTTGTGAGCAACTTCGCACTGCGTTTTTTTGCCGAGAGCTTTTTATATGAGAATGATACTACCTTGATGCCGCTTGTGATAGACAAACTGAAGCAAACTAAGAATACGGGAACTATTCATCTGCCCTATGCCTACAACTTCCCGCAGACTGAAGAGACCATCCGCGAGCTGCTGGATTTACGCAAGTCGCCGTCTAACAGTAAGAATACGAATATGCTTATACAGAACATCTTATATCATTGTGAGCCTCAGTTGCTGATCCCCTTCAAGGAGACAATCGAACAAGACCCGGTCTGGAAAAAACGGGTTGAGCAAAAGAATAATCTAGCAAAAATGAACGATCAGGAACTGCTGGATGTCTTCAGAGTATTTATTGAGCAAAGCACCGGGAAATATTGGGGAGAATTTGATGCGGAGTACGGAGATGATATCGTAAATGAACTGGCCCGCCGGAGCTGTATGGATTCCGAAACGGTGCTGCAGAAGCTGCGCAATAGTGATCCGGGCGACTCAAGCTATGAAGTACCTTATCTTATCCAGCTTGCAGGCCTAATGAAGCTGGAGGCGGCTATTCCAGTACTGTGCGGTTTCCTGGCGGAAGAAGATGACCTGCTTCAGTCTAATGCCGAAGAGGCGCTTGTGCGAATCGGGACACCGGAGGTTATAGTGACGCTGAAGGAACAATATCCTGCTAGTGAAGATGAATTCCACCGGCAGTTTGCGGCAAGTGTATTGGGTAAAATTAAACTGCCCGCCTCCGAGGAGGCGGTGCTTGCACTGCTGCCGGAAGACCGCTATCTTACTAGTGCGACTACGCTGGCTGATTCTCTCTGCGAGTTGGGGGCAAGTAAGGCTCTTTCAGTTGTTGAGACTATGATGGAAGAAGGATACGCCAGAGAATTGCTGAATCTTACGGATTCCATATATGCATATTGCGTCATTTCAGGCAGGTCGCATCCGCTGTTATCAGACTGGAAGAAAGAGCTTGCTGTGCAAGAACGGCGGATGGTCAAGCATGAAGCTGAACTCAACAGGATGTTCAGTACTAAAACTCCCATAGGAACTCATAACCGGTTAAACGGAACGGAGAAAACTTATGTAAGCCCGGAAAAAGTAGGCCGCAACGATCCTTGTCCTTGCGGAAGCGGGAAGAAGCATAAGAAATGCTGTGGCGCTTAG
- the tig gene encoding trigger factor yields the protein MKATWEKIEKNLGVLEVEVGADRVAAALDKAFNKVVKKANVPGFRKGKVPRPIFESRFGVESLYQDAIDILLPEAYSEAVDQTDIFPVDRPEVDIEQFAKGQPFIFKAKITVKPEVKLGEYKGLEVPAQKAEVSDEELDAELKRLQERHAELVVVEEGAAVNGDITVIDFDGSVDGVPFEGGQAERHSLELGSNSFIPGFEEQVVGMATGDFKDVEVTFPEAYHAAELAGKAAVFKVKLHEIKRKQLPELDDEFAKDVSEFDTLEEYKADLKAQLESRKQDELKGIRESAVVDAAAANAEVEIPAAMIASEVDNMVRDFDTRLRQQGMNMDMFLSFSGQTREDLQEQMKGDAEKRVRNNLVLEFIAKEEKIEVSDEEVTQELATMAEAYKRTPEEIRSILTANGSLSSLKEEISLRKTIDLLVSNSVEVEAPAAPAEAAAEEASAE from the coding sequence ATGAAAGCAACTTGGGAAAAAATAGAGAAGAACCTCGGAGTTCTTGAAGTCGAAGTAGGCGCAGACCGCGTAGCTGCAGCACTCGACAAAGCTTTTAATAAAGTGGTAAAGAAAGCAAACGTTCCTGGCTTCCGTAAAGGTAAAGTGCCGCGGCCGATTTTTGAATCCCGTTTCGGCGTAGAAAGCCTGTACCAGGATGCCATTGACATCCTTCTTCCTGAAGCTTACAGCGAAGCTGTTGATCAGACTGACATCTTCCCTGTAGACCGTCCTGAAGTAGACATCGAGCAATTCGCTAAAGGCCAGCCGTTCATCTTCAAAGCGAAGATCACTGTTAAGCCTGAAGTGAAGCTGGGCGAGTACAAAGGTCTGGAAGTTCCTGCACAGAAGGCAGAAGTATCTGACGAAGAGCTGGATGCTGAACTGAAACGTCTGCAAGAGCGTCATGCTGAGCTGGTTGTAGTTGAAGAAGGCGCAGCAGTTAACGGCGACATCACTGTAATCGACTTCGACGGATCCGTTGACGGCGTTCCATTTGAAGGCGGACAGGCTGAGCGTCACTCCCTGGAGCTTGGAAGCAACTCCTTCATCCCTGGCTTTGAAGAGCAGGTTGTAGGTATGGCTACCGGAGACTTCAAGGATGTTGAAGTTACTTTCCCTGAGGCTTACCACGCTGCTGAGCTTGCCGGCAAAGCTGCTGTATTCAAAGTGAAGCTGCACGAAATCAAACGCAAACAGCTTCCTGAGCTGGATGATGAGTTCGCTAAGGATGTAAGTGAATTCGACACGCTGGAAGAATACAAAGCAGACCTGAAGGCACAGCTTGAGTCCCGTAAACAGGACGAGCTGAAAGGCATCCGTGAATCTGCAGTAGTTGACGCAGCAGCAGCAAACGCTGAAGTTGAAATCCCTGCAGCTATGATCGCCAGCGAAGTGGACAACATGGTCCGCGATTTCGACACCCGTCTCCGCCAGCAGGGCATGAACATGGATATGTTCCTTAGCTTCTCCGGCCAGACCCGTGAAGACCTGCAAGAGCAAATGAAGGGCGATGCTGAGAAGCGTGTCCGCAATAACCTTGTTCTGGAATTCATCGCCAAGGAAGAGAAGATTGAAGTGTCCGACGAAGAAGTTACGCAAGAGCTGGCTACTATGGCTGAAGCTTACAAGCGTACTCCTGAAGAAATCCGCAGCATCCTGACAGCCAACGGTTCCCTGAGCAGCCTGAAGGAAGAAATCTCGCTGCGCAAGACCATCGACCTCCTCGTTAGCAATAGCGTAGAAGTTGAAGCGCCAGCAGCACCGGCAGAAGCTGCTGCTGAGGAAGCAAGCGCTGAGTAA